The following proteins are encoded in a genomic region of Cataglyphis hispanica isolate Lineage 1 chromosome 1, ULB_Chis1_1.0, whole genome shotgun sequence:
- the LOC126853064 gene encoding uncharacterized protein LOC126853064 isoform X2 — MKNRSIMPPRCAEWLRQYYVKIGNNSVKCVICDNEFTMLRTTLLATTNNIKKHVQQQHAVYLDSIKTKRICWEQRFYRKGDTKLQCTICTEVFYITTCINPRLKIHLHEHNLYENTTHERLKWIRAFFDGTICIFCRQIFKRSPVAYYIKHLVKDHRVVLPFGDKRIPRVPGVSVKPKCARWVRQYYVKIGKNRAKCGICNKELNMLIAQPLRTSNGFQEHIEDRHPAYLNSSIIKKTFWETRFYKKIADKFHCVLCQNFYRINASINPRLKYHLQLEHQLYKNTMVERIQWLNKYFNGTQCQLCKCSFRRSRSVYYIKHLLKTHQIVPFCEPTGKREKVIKKFKLKIQ, encoded by the exons ATGAAAAACAGATCCATCATGCCACCAAGATGTGCAGAATGGTTGCGAcaatattatgtgaaaatagGCAACAATAGtgtaaaatgtgtaatttGTGATAATGAGTTTACAATGTTGCGTACAACGTTGCTTGCAACTACAAACAATATTAAGAAACACGTACAGCAGCAGCATGCAGTATACTTAGATTCCATCAAAACTAAACGAATCTGTTGGGAGCAAAGGTTCTATAGAAAAGGAGATACTAAATTACAATGTACTATCTGCACagaagttttttatataaccaCATGTATTAATCcacgattaaaaattcatttacacGAACATAATCTTTATGAAAATACAACGCATGAACGCCTTAAATGGATAAGAGCATTTTTTGATGGgacaatatgcatattttgcagacaaatttttaaaagaagccCCGTGGCttattacataaaacattTGGTTAAGGATCATCGAGTCGTATTACCTTTCGGTGACAaaag AATACCTAGGGTACCAGGTGTATCAGTCAAACCAAAATGTGCAAGATGGGTGCGAcaatattatgtgaaaattggCAAAAATCGTGCAAAATGTGGAATTTGTAATAAAGAGCTTAACATGTTAATTGCTCAGCCTCTTAGAACCTCAAACGGTTTCCAAGAACATATAGAGGATCGTCATCCagcatatttaaattcttccataattaaaaaaactttttgggagacaagattttataaaaaaatagctgATAAATTCCATTGTGTTCTTtgccaaaatttttatcgtataaatgCAAGTATTAACCCACGactaaaatatcatttacaatTGGAACatcaactttataaaaatacaatggtTGAACGCATTCAATGgctcaacaaatattttaatgggaCACAATGCCAACTTTGCAAGTGCAGTTTTCGAAGAAGTCGCTCTGTTtactatataaaacatttgctTAAGACTCATCAAATCGTTCCTTTCTGTGAACCAactggaaaaagagagaag gttattaaaaaattcaaattaaagattcaataa
- the LOC126853228 gene encoding uncharacterized protein LOC126853228, translating into MSEHNSWVLLYYNGLGNNFLRCKRCPKVYMKFYIKTKVFKRHLRQMHPEEIRQKVDIGPRWELQFGDFNGEKIQCTFCHRNYYAGERNGLLQTHLEDGHQIYEITKKDKQINWLNNYIEITKKIQVESSIKLEFNNRDTDSKTNFKDDAIHQAAIGNNNGNFKSNLRFIATNK; encoded by the exons ATGTCAGAACATAATTCGTGGgtgttactttattataatggaCTAGGGAACAATTTTTTACGATGTAAAAGGTGTCCAAAAGTTTATATGAAATTCTATATTAAGAcgaaagtttttaaaagacaTCTTAGACAGATGCATCCGGAAGAAATACGTCAGAAAGTAGATATAGGACCACGTTGGGAGCTACAGTTTGGGGATTTCAATGGCGAAAAAATCCAATGCACTTTTTGccatagaaattattatgcaGGCGAACGTAACGGGCTTCTACAAACACATTTGGAAGACGGTcatcaaatttatgaaattactaAAAAGGATAAACAGATTAATTGgctgaataattatattgag ATTACTAAGAAAATTCAAGTTGAAAGTTCAATAAAGCTCGAATTTAATAACAGAGATACAGATtccaaaacaaattttaaagacGATGCTATACATCAAGCAGCTATCGGTAACAATAACggcaattttaaatcaaacttACGGTTTATTGCtacaaataaatga